The proteins below come from a single Thermodesulfobacteriota bacterium genomic window:
- a CDS encoding tRNA (cytidine(34)-2'-O)-methyltransferase → MLPTLHVILVNPEIPPNTGNVARLCAATRTALHLVHPLGFSTDDRYLKRAGLDYWEHVRVHHQESLGHALAASGAGPVFYYSARAQRPYDQAPYAPGSRLVFGPETRGLPPDLLAAHAASTYRLPIWGQVRSINLSTAVGVVVYEAYRQLGVWGEEGAG, encoded by the coding sequence CACGTGATCCTGGTCAACCCCGAGATCCCCCCGAACACGGGCAACGTGGCACGGCTGTGCGCGGCCACCCGGACGGCGCTCCACCTGGTGCACCCCCTGGGGTTCTCCACGGACGATCGGTACTTGAAGCGCGCCGGGCTCGACTACTGGGAGCACGTGCGGGTGCACCACCAGGAGAGCCTGGGGCACGCGCTGGCCGCCTCGGGGGCCGGTCCGGTCTTCTACTACTCGGCCCGGGCGCAGCGCCCTTACGACCAAGCCCCCTACGCCCCCGGTTCGCGCCTGGTGTTCGGCCCCGAGACCCGGGGGCTTCCCCCGGACCTCCTGGCGGCCCACGCCGCCTCCACCTACCGCCTGCCCATCTGGGGCCAGGTGCGCAGCATCAACCTCTCCACCGCCGTCGGCGTCGTGGTCTACGAGGCCTACCGGCAGCTCGGGGTGTGGGGCGAAGAGGGGGCAGGATAG